One Candidatus Campbellbacteria bacterium genomic window carries:
- a CDS encoding DUF2914 domain-containing protein translates to MRETFHRVKDYLERHERPLSAVALVFGFVMDSLTLSRIDLLSNQLVLFIYLCIVGFCIIILALQETRIAGHPVLLWAVTIAPLIMQIVFGGLFSALVVFYSRSASFSASWPFILFLIGMLIGNETFRARYERMVFRVSIFFIALLSFSVLIVPVVLHSIGVLPFLLSVSVSIILVYCFILLLTFFSREHVYEVRHVLMQSIGIITIVYMIAYITNIIPPVPLALKDFAVAHSVVRVDDGYRLSVEPHSLSDYFQLSEIYHRTPGEPVYIWTSVFAPTKLSTAIVHNWQYKEGNSWKTASRISFPITGGSDGGYRGYSMKENLGAGAWRVSVETSRGQVIGRVRFDIVDVGATQPQQLIEK, encoded by the coding sequence ATGCGAGAGACATTTCATAGAGTAAAAGATTACTTAGAGCGACACGAACGTCCACTGTCGGCGGTCGCGCTTGTGTTTGGTTTTGTGATGGATTCACTCACACTGAGTCGTATTGATCTTCTCTCAAACCAACTCGTTCTTTTTATATATCTCTGTATTGTTGGTTTTTGTATTATTATTCTTGCGTTGCAAGAAACACGAATTGCTGGCCACCCCGTTCTTTTGTGGGCAGTAACAATAGCACCACTCATCATGCAGATTGTGTTCGGTGGTTTATTCAGTGCGCTTGTTGTTTTTTATTCTCGAAGTGCATCTTTTTCGGCAAGTTGGCCATTCATTTTGTTTCTTATTGGAATGCTTATCGGTAATGAAACATTTCGTGCGCGATATGAGCGAATGGTGTTTCGTGTGAGTATTTTTTTCATTGCACTCCTTTCATTCAGTGTTCTGATTGTTCCTGTGGTTCTTCACTCAATTGGAGTTCTTCCATTTCTACTTAGTGTGTCTGTCAGTATTATTCTTGTGTACTGTTTTATTTTACTGCTCACTTTTTTTTCTCGAGAGCATGTATACGAAGTTCGACACGTGCTCATGCAGAGTATTGGCATCATTACCATTGTGTACATGATTGCCTATATCACCAATATTATTCCTCCTGTGCCACTGGCACTTAAAGATTTTGCCGTAGCACACAGCGTTGTACGTGTTGACGATGGATACCGACTTTCAGTTGAGCCACATTCACTTTCTGATTACTTCCAATTGTCTGAAATCTACCACAGAACACCTGGTGAGCCGGTGTATATATGGACATCGGTGTTTGCACCAACGAAGCTTTCCACGGCAATCGTTCATAACTGGCAGTATAAAGAAGGAAATTCGTGGAAGACGGCAAGCAGAATTTCATTTCCAATTACCGGAGGCAGTGATGGGGGATACCGAGGATATTCTATGAAAGAAAATCTGGGAGCGGGTGCGTGGCGCGTGTCTGTGGAAACATCTCGTGGTCAAGTCATTGGACGTGTACGTTTTGATATTGTTGATGTTGGTGCAACGCAACCCCAACAACTTATTGAGAAATAA
- the rplS gene encoding 50S ribosomal protein L19 — MDERKALPLRAGDTVRVWVKVEEKGKTRLQAFEGTILARKGGTTAGATFTVRRVSGGYGVEKIFPLYSPAIDKIEITRRVKTRRAKLYDIRDKAAREIRRQMRKMHTVNISTGTAKDEVVDEVVAEVAVEDTK, encoded by the coding sequence ATGGACGAACGAAAAGCCCTTCCTCTACGAGCAGGTGATACAGTTCGTGTCTGGGTAAAAGTTGAAGAAAAGGGAAAAACACGCCTCCAGGCGTTTGAAGGTACGATTCTTGCTCGAAAGGGAGGTACAACGGCGGGAGCAACATTCACCGTACGACGTGTGTCTGGTGGCTATGGTGTTGAGAAAATCTTCCCTCTCTATTCTCCTGCAATCGATAAAATTGAAATCACTCGCCGTGTGAAGACACGCCGTGCGAAGTTGTACGATATTCGTGACAAGGCGGCGCGTGAAATTCGCCGACAAATGCGCAAGATGCACACCGTCAACATTTCAACAGGCACTGCAAAAGATGAAGTAGTAGACGAAGTGGTGGCAGAGGTAGCCGTAGAAGATACAAAATAA